The sequence below is a genomic window from Methylocystis sp. IM3.
GGAATTGGTAGACGCGCTGGTTTCAGGTACCAGTGGTGAAAGCCGTGGAGGTTCGAGTCCTCTCCTGGGCACCATACGACACTCCGAGAGTGTCCGAAATCATCCGAAAAGCACTGAAAATTTCGCGTCCCGACAGCTTCCGCTGGCGCGAATGCTCGTTCCGGTGATGTAACCGCGATGGACGCAGTTGCACCTTCGCGCGCGGGAATGAGGCGCGCGTCATCGCCAGCAGCGGCGGCCTCGATAGCCGTAATAAGCCGAGTAAGCGGAGTCCCAGTAGCCGCAACTCGCCGGATAGTCGGCGCTCCAATAGCGATCTGTCCATCTGGGGCCCGAGCCCCAATCGCGGCTGAACCCGGCGGAGCCCCATCCCGAGCTTCCCCAGGCGGAAGCGGGGGTCGAAACCGAGAGGACGCCGGCGAGCGTGATTGCGGCGAGCGCCGCCGCGAGCATCTTCGAGTTTGTCATGTGATTCATCCGGGTCCTTGTCTGGCAAAGCCCCTCGGCCATTCCTGCAAACGCGGTCGAAATTTCCTTGTTCCGGAGCGGGGGCGGGCGGCGTCGGGCGTCACGGTCTTTTGCCCTGTGCGCCGGCGCACCTACGCGAGGGCGGGCGTGGGCTAGCTTAGGATCATCGAAAGACGGAAACCCGAAGGAGCCGATCATGACCAGGATGACCACGATCATCGCCGCTCTGGCTTTCATGCTGAGCATGGGCTTCGCCGGCGCCGCCTCCGCCGCGCCCGAGGGCTTCAACAATTTCGACGGCGGCGCCTGCTACTGCATCGACCCCTGATTTTGCAGAGACATGGCCGGACCGACATGAAACCGTCAAATGGTCCGGCTACCGGCGGGGCGAAGGATGAAACCCGCCATGCTGCTGCATTTCCACCACGTCCCCGGTCGCCTCCGCGTCGAACTGGCGAGCATTCGGCGAAACCGGCAGGCTGCGGAAGCCGCTGCGAACGCCTTGCGCGCGCTTCCCGGCGTGACCGCCGTTTCGACGTCTCCGGCGATCGGCAGCCTTACGGTAAGCTACGACCCGCGCCGCATCGCGCCCCACGACCTTACGGCCGCGCTGGACAGACAGGGATGCCTCGGCCCGAAAGGCGCAGCGGCGCCGGCGGCCTCGAGCAAGGGGCTCGCCTCGAGGGCCGGCGACATGGCGGCCCAGGCTCTCGTCGAAGCCGTGCTGCGGCGAATGCTCGGCGACGCGGGTTCTATGCTGGCCCGCCTGATCGCCTGACGCGTCATTCCATCGCCAATTTCACGATGAAAAGCAGGCACCCGACGACTCCCCCGATTACCGCGCCATTGATCCTGATGAATTGCAGGTCATTGTCCACGGCGCGCTCGATGAGTTCGGAGAAGGCCTGCGTCTCGTAATCGGCGACGAGCCTCGCAATCAGTTCGACGATCCCCTCCTTCAATTGCAGCAGTTCGGCCCCGACGATCGCGAACATGTCATCGAGGTCCCGCTGGGTCGATGCGTCGGCGCGCAGGCGTTCGCCGAGCCGCATCATCACGCCCGTCATCACGGTCACGCGCTCCGCGCCTGCGCCCTCGCCACTCAGCGTGAGCGATGCGATCCAGGAGCTAAAGCGGGGGCCTTCCATCACCTCGATCGCCCAGGCGCGCAGACGTCCGGCCCTGTCCCCGGAGAGAAGAGCCGCCTTTATTCTGGCCTGCGCCGTGTCGAGCAGCGTCTGACGCGACGGATTGTTCTTGTCGCTCAACTCCCCGAGGAGGCGCTCCAACCCTTCCAGAATGGCGCGCATGACCTGCCGGTCGAGGCTGCGGCGCAGCAGGCCCTGGCGGCGCCGCGCTGCGACCTCGTCGAGATGGCGCCCTTTCCGGCTGAGGAAGGAGCGCGCCGCCTGAAGAATGTCGTCGAGCAGGGCGGCGTCGAGTTCGGTCGCGCTCAACGCATCCGCCGCCATCTCGAGAAGGGGGCGCAAATCCGCCTGTCGCAGGGCGGGCTGCAGGATCTGCGCGGCGAGAACGCCCGCCTCCTGTTTCGGCGCCATGTCGAGGAGACGCGCCGCCGCCCGTCGCGCATTGGGCTCGACGCTCAGCCATTCCCCGAGCCGGCGCGCCGGTTCCGCGTTGCGCATGGCCGAGGCGAGACTCGCAGAAGACAGAAAGTTTTCGCCCAGGAAAGTCGCGAGCCCCTGGCCGATGCGGTCCTTGTTCATCGGCACGATGGCCGTGTGCGGAATCGGGAGGCCCAGCGGGCGGCGGAACAGCGCCGTCACCGCGAACCAGTCGGCGATCCCGCCGACGAGGGACGCTTCCGCCGCCGCCCGAACGAGGCGCGCCAAGACGCTCGAAGGATCGAAAGCGAAGGTCGCAAGGAAAACCGCCGCCATGAGCGCGAGCAGGCCAGTCGCCAGGGTCCGCCGCGTCAGGGGAAAAAGAGGGCTCGGGCGGTTGGCGTTCATGCCTCCCTCTACCTGATCGAGGCCGGCACCGCTTCAAGGCCCGCGCGAGGCGCGCTGCTTCCCGGCCGACTGGGCGCGCGTCTCCCGCGCCGCTTGAAGCGGCGCCCGCGGGCGCTATCACTTCTCCCCATCTCGTGACGCAGCCTTACGAGGCCGTCAGCTGCATGGCGGCGGGCCGACGAGCGTATTGGAGCAACATCATGGCGCGACTGGCTCGGAATCTCTTTCTCGCCCTGGCGGCGGGCGCGGCGGGCGGCGCAGCGGCGTCCTTGTTGCAGCGTCAGGGCGGCGGCGTCCATCCGACCGCGAAGCGCGCGGTCAGGAGCGGGATGCGGCTCTACGACCGTCTGCGCGGCGTCGTCGGCGAAGCGGCCGAAACGATGACGGACATCGTCGCCGAGGTCCAGGCGGAGATGGACGCCGAAAGGCAGGGAGAAGGCGCCCGGCCGGAAGATCTCGCCGACGAGCACGTGGTTCCTTTCGAGATGAAAGGCGCGATGGAGTCGGAGAAGAAGGCGCATGGCTGACCTTCCGCAGGCCTATGTCGTTCACGAAACGCCGTCCCGGCTACGCCTGAAGGTGCCGGCGCGTCGCCACGACAAGGCGTTTTTCGGCGCGGCCGCGCGGATGTTGTCCGAAAGAGCTCCAGCGGCGCGGATCGACGCCAATCCGGTCACCGCCAGCATTCTCATCTGCGGACCCGACAGCGCGCGGCTGATCAGGGAGCTCGACGAGGGCGGACCGTTTCGCCTCTCCACCGAGCCCGAGAGCCAGATTGGCGAATTGGGCCGCGAGATGCAGGCGCTCAACCGGCGCCTGCTGAACTTCTCCGCCGGGCGCATCGACGCCCGCGCCTATATCGTTCTTGCGCTCCTCGTGAGCGCCATGGTCCAGATTGCGCGCGGACGCGTCTTCGCGCCCGCCGTCACGCTGCTCTGGTACGCGGGCGAGGCGATCCGCGCCTGGACGCCAGATGAGACGCGGCGCTGAGGCGGCGCCAATGGATGAGCGCGGCGCCGGAAGCGGCGTGATCGTCCTTCACGACGCCGTTCCCGGCAGGCTGAGGGTGCGCGTCCCCGGCCTGAAAGGCGACCGAGGTCTGAGGCGTGCGCTCGAAAGCGCCCTGGCCGCGACCCGAGCGATCAGAATGGCGAGCGGCAGCGCCGCGACCGGGACGCTTCTCGTCCTGTTCGACGCCGAAGCGGAGATCGCGGCGATCCTTCACGCCATCGAAAAGGCGCTTGCCCGCGCCGGGTCCGGCCGGCTCGCCCCCGAGGCCGGCCGGCGCAATGAAACGCCATGGCACGTTTTGCCTGTGGAGCAGGCGCTGAGCCGCTTGCGAAGCTCCATGGGGGGACTTTCGTCGAGGTCGCTCAGCCAAAGGCTGCGGCGTTACGGCGAAAATATTCTGCCAGCAATTCCGGCGAGAGACCGCATGGAAATTCTCGTCGAGCAGTTCAAGAGCTTGCCAGTGGCTCTTCTCATCGGCGCCGCAGCCCTATCGGCGATGACGGGCGGCGCGGCCGACGCGATCGTCGTCCTTTCCGTCGTCGCCCTGAACGCCGGCATAGGCTACTATACCGAGGCGCAGGCCGACCGCGCCGTGCGCGCGCTGTCCAAGCCGATGAACGGCGGCGTCGCGGTGCTCCGGGAGGGCAGGCGGGAGATCGTCGCCGTCGAGAGCACGGCGCCGGGCGACGTGCTGGATCTCAGGCCTGGTTCGATCGTCGCCGCCGACGCCCGCGTCGTCGCGGCGCAGGGGCTGATGGTCAATGAGGCGACCTTGACCGGCGAAAGCGCGCCCGTCCGCAAATCGCCCGAAGCCCTGCAGAGCAGCGACGTTGCGCTGGCCGATCGCGCCAACATCGTCTATCGCGGGACCATCGTGACGGGCGGCAGCGGCCTCGCCGTCGTCGTCGCGACGGGCCAGAACACGGAGATTGGCC
It includes:
- a CDS encoding DUF445 domain-containing protein; translation: MNANRPSPLFPLTRRTLATGLLALMAAVFLATFAFDPSSVLARLVRAAAEASLVGGIADWFAVTALFRRPLGLPIPHTAIVPMNKDRIGQGLATFLGENFLSSASLASAMRNAEPARRLGEWLSVEPNARRAAARLLDMAPKQEAGVLAAQILQPALRQADLRPLLEMAADALSATELDAALLDDILQAARSFLSRKGRHLDEVAARRRQGLLRRSLDRQVMRAILEGLERLLGELSDKNNPSRQTLLDTAQARIKAALLSGDRAGRLRAWAIEVMEGPRFSSWIASLTLSGEGAGAERVTVMTGVMMRLGERLRADASTQRDLDDMFAIVGAELLQLKEGIVELIARLVADYETQAFSELIERAVDNDLQFIRINGAVIGGVVGCLLFIVKLAME
- a CDS encoding HMA2 domain-containing protein produces the protein MKPAMLLHFHHVPGRLRVELASIRRNRQAAEAAANALRALPGVTAVSTSPAIGSLTVSYDPRRIAPHDLTAALDRQGCLGPKGAAAPAASSKGLASRAGDMAAQALVEAVLRRMLGDAGSMLARLIA
- a CDS encoding DUF5132 domain-containing protein, producing MARLARNLFLALAAGAAGGAAASLLQRQGGGVHPTAKRAVRSGMRLYDRLRGVVGEAAETMTDIVAEVQAEMDAERQGEGARPEDLADEHVVPFEMKGAMESEKKAHG